The Setaria italica strain Yugu1 chromosome IX, Setaria_italica_v2.0, whole genome shotgun sequence genome has a window encoding:
- the LOC101755009 gene encoding dolichyl-diphosphooligosaccharide--protein glycosyltransferase subunit 1A, which translates to MATPLPPLRRATTTLLLVVLVAVLASTARADLVISKADRRVDLTSHIVRVLASLKVENVGPDPVSQVLLSFPNIQAKNLAAIRAFGTEGKVKGPSTILPIEVVEPSGAPPELTFFSALLPKPLGKGKTLHLDVLTVFTHSLQPFPEEITQAEAQLVVYQDSAHYLSPYPVKVQTLTIRLPGGRVESYTRHPSAKLVDSELKYGQFEDLPPFSYLPVIVHFENNNPFAVAKEVIREIEISHWGNVQITEHYNIAHGGAKLKGEFSRIDYQSRPYVRGVSSFRNLIARLPPRAHSIYYRDEIGNISTSHLWSDSKKTHLEIEPRFPLFGGWQTTFTVGYGLPLQDFVFYSDGKRFLNITFGSPMEEILIEKLIVKVVLPEGSKDIEVSAPFPTKQWQEVKYSHLDIVGRPVVVLEKPDVIPEHNLYFQVYYKFNNISLLREPLMLITGFFLLFVACIVYMRTDMSISKSSPSYLAKLQWDEVQATVQKIQGLFEQCLAVHDKLEASLRDLSRTGDVQSCKAARKAADAQFKELWKELKPLLTSLQSSPQSYQIWPKVEDLITKEREMQEKLMTRHSTVVDSFEKKLRGQDVENRIALQQQKIAALRQEVESLLEYISEI; encoded by the exons ATGGCGACTCCGCTGCCGCCTCtccgccgcgccaccaccaccctcctcctcgtcgtcctcgtcgccgtcctcgcctccaccgcccgcgCCGATCTCGTCATCTCCAAGGCAGATCGCAGG GTTGATCTGACTTCGCATATCGTTCGCGTCCTCGCTTCCCTCAAG GTCGAAAATGTTGGACCGGACCCTGTCTCTCAAGTTTTACTATCCTTTCCCAATATCCAAGCGAAGAACTTAGCAGCTATAAGAGCATTTGGAACTGAAGGAAAAGTGAAGGGTCCAAGTACTATTCTGCCAATTGAAGTTGTTGAGCCTTCTGGAGCTCCCCCAGAGCTAACATTCTTTTCTGCATTGTTACCCAAACCTTTGGGAAAGGGAAAGACTCTACACTTGGATGTCCTGACTGTATTCACACACTCTCTTCAACCCTTTCCAGAAGAAATCACTCAAGCTGAAGCACAACTTGTTGTCTATCAGGATAGTGCTCACTATCTATCGCCTTACCCTGTTAAGGTACAGACACTTACTATCAGATTGCCTGGTGGAAGGGTTGAATCATACACAAGGCATCCAAGCGCAAAACTTGTGGATTCAGAACTGAAATATGGACAATTTGAAGATCTTCCCCCGTTTTCCTACTTGCCTGTGATCGTGCACTTTGAGAACAACAATCCTTTTGCAGTCGCGAAGGAAGTTATAAGGGAGATTGAGATATCTCACTGGGGAAATGTACAGATTACTGAACACTACAACATTGCCCATGGTGGTGCCAAACTCAAGGGTGAATTTTCCAG GATCGATTATCAGTCTAGACCTTACGTAAGAGGTGTTTCATCTTTTAGGAATCTTATTGCGAGACTGCCTCCAAGGGCCCACTCTATTTATTACAGAGATGAGATCGGTAATATTTCGACATCACATTTGTGGAGTGATTCTAAGAAG ACCCATCTGGAAATTGAACCAAGGTTTCCATTGTTTGGTGGGTGGCAAACAACCTTTACTGTTGGTTATGGTTTACCGCTTCAAGACTTTGTTTTCTATTCTGATGGAAAGAGGTTTCTCAATATCACATTTGGTTCTCCAATGGAGGAAATTCTCATTGAAAAGCTTATCGTTAAG GTTGTTCTACCTGAAGGGTCAAAGGATATCGAAGTTTCAGCTCCCTTTCCAACAAAGCAGTGGCAGGAG GTGAAGTATTCACACCTTGACATTGTTGGAAGGCCAGTTGTTGTCTTGGAGAAGCCTGATGTTATTCCAGAGCATAATTTGTATTTCCAG GTTTACTACAAATTCAACAATATATCCTTGCTCCGAGAGCCGTTGATGCTTATTACTGGTTTCTTCCTCCTGTTTGTGGCCTGCATTGTTTACATGCGCACTGATATGTCAATTTCCAAGAGCTCTCCTTCTTACTTGGCCAAGCTACAATGGGATGAG GTGCAAGCCACTGTTCAGAAAATCCAGGGTCTCTTTGAGCAATGCTTGGCAGTTCATGATAAACTGGAGGCCTCATTGCGTGATTTGTCAAGGACTGGGGACGTCCAGTCTTGCAAGGCTGCTCGTAAAGCTGCTGATGCACAGTTTAAGGAGCTATGGAAAGAGCTGAAGCCATTGTTGACATCTCTACAGTCATCTCCCCAGTCTTATCAGATATGGCCAAAG GTAGAGGACTTGATCACAAAGGAGAGAGAGATGCAGGAGAAACTCATGACAAGGCATTCCACCGTTGTCGACAGCTTTGAGAAGAAGCTGCGTGGGCAAGATGTAGAGAACAGGATTGCTTTGCAGCAGCAGAAAATTGCTGCCCTGAGGCAGGAGGTCGAATCTCTTCTAGAGTACATTAGTGAGATTTGA
- the LOC101755417 gene encoding RING-H2 finger protein ATL8, with product MASSARRLLQTNSGQYPTLPAAEAEPTSPLAVDSDVVVILAALLCALICVVGLAAVARCARSRRGAASSAGAPAAAAKGLRKKALRALPRLAYEDAVAAAAAARGGSAAVAGKEEEILAECAICLSEFAPREEIRVLPQCGHGFHVACVDTWLGAHSSCPSCRRVLVVDDPPKRPPDPKRCRKCEAAMEDASSSSSGSGGDTDRSSKCHAVMEPVSSSRATAGF from the coding sequence ATGGCTTCGTCGGCGCGGCGCCTCCTGCAGACCAACTCCGGCCAGTACCCCACCCTCCCtgccgccgaggccgagcccACGAGCCCGCTCGCCGTCGACTccgacgtcgtcgtcatcctcgccgcgctcctctgCGCGCTCATCTGCGTCGtgggcctcgccgccgtcgcccggtgcgcgcgctcccgccgcggggccgcgtcctccgccggcgctcccgccgcggcggccaaggGGCTCAGGAAGAAGGCGCTCAGGGCGCTGCCCAGGCTCGCCTACGAggacgccgtggcggcggcggccgcggcgcgcggggggtccgcggccgtggccgggaaggaggaggagatcctGGCGGAGTGCGCGATCTGCCTGTCGGAGTTCGCGCCCAGGGAGGAGATCCGCGTGCTGCCGCAGTGCGGCCACGGCTTCCACGTCGCGTGCGTCGACACATGGCTCGGCGCGCACTCGTCCTGCccctcctgccgccgcgtcctcgtcgtcgacgacCCACCCAAGCGGCCGCCCGACCCCAAGCGCTGCCGCAAGTGCGAGGCGGCCATGGAGGATGCCTCATCGTCGTCCTCCGGTTCCGGCGGTGACACTGACCGTTCTAGCAAGTGCCACGCCGTCATGGAGCCTGTCTCATCATCACGCGCCACCGCCGGTTTCTGA